A window of the Lysinibacillus irui genome harbors these coding sequences:
- a CDS encoding TetR/AcrR family transcriptional regulator, which produces MNQKRVIEVAATLFLEKGFAYTSMDELVRVSKVSKSNVYYHFSNKEELLEGVVDYWIEMYQSAIDDLLSQNQLLVEDRIKLFLKQISQGVQTREYKGSCPFITLYIQSPTNATQVKEKIGLFFKDLQTKVSLFLKQGVENGEFRKTINIDEVASLFITNLEGALFISETLEDATVIMKTADHLFNLLR; this is translated from the coding sequence ATGAATCAAAAACGTGTGATTGAAGTAGCTGCAACATTATTTTTAGAAAAAGGGTTTGCTTATACAAGCATGGATGAATTAGTTCGTGTAAGCAAAGTTTCAAAGTCTAATGTGTATTATCACTTCTCTAATAAGGAAGAATTGTTGGAAGGGGTCGTTGATTATTGGATTGAAATGTATCAATCTGCAATAGATGACTTACTATCTCAAAACCAATTATTAGTTGAAGATCGTATCAAATTGTTTTTAAAGCAAATATCACAAGGAGTTCAGACGAGAGAATATAAGGGGAGCTGTCCATTTATTACCCTTTATATTCAAAGTCCTACAAATGCCACACAAGTAAAAGAAAAAATAGGTCTTTTTTTTAAAGACTTACAAACGAAAGTTTCTCTATTCCTTAAACAAGGGGTAGAGAATGGTGAATTTAGAAAGACAATAAATATTGACGAGGTTGCATCTCTTTTTATTACAAATCTTGAAGGAGCGCTATTTATTTCAGAAACACTGGAGGATGCAACTGTAATCATGAAAACAGCAGATCATTTGTTTAACTTGCTTCGGTAA
- a CDS encoding 4-hydroxyphenylacetate 3-hydroxylase family protein has protein sequence MVRTSQEYLQALKDDRAIYINGERVRDVATHPAFKGITNTIAGLYDLALDESQNMLYKTEDGTLANKIYMIPKSREELKERRLAISKWSEATCGFVGRSPDHVASFLASFASSPEVFERGGKGFGENVLNFYKHVRDHDLYVTYVIIPPQIDRSKAAHELEDKYLPVGVYEEKEDGIVVRGSQMLGTASAVSDYLFVSCLTPLRPGDEDYALSFVLPINAKGLKFYARPSYAEKSPSTFDYPLSSRFDESDSLVVFDDVFIPWSHIFVYKNIDIVRAQFHETPAHVLGNNQAQIRFSNKLKFLIGAARKVTAMNGIDKIPSVQEKLGELASIAASVEGNLLASEYNCTIDKNGVARPDPRFLYGVVGQQDIIYASTIRILRELCGGGVLQLPSSYKEMINPDTKDDIYQYIRSTGVGAEERIKLFKLVWDIIGSEFGGRHQQYELFYNGAPFVTKGYAFRNYGYEEPVKMVETFLESYSLPTQVEELV, from the coding sequence ATGGTTAGAACAAGTCAAGAGTATTTACAAGCATTGAAAGATGATAGAGCGATCTACATAAATGGAGAAAGAGTGAGAGATGTAGCGACTCATCCTGCTTTTAAAGGAATTACAAATACAATTGCTGGTTTATACGATTTAGCATTAGATGAATCACAAAATATGCTTTATAAAACTGAGGATGGAACGCTAGCAAATAAAATCTATATGATCCCCAAAAGTCGTGAGGAATTAAAGGAACGTAGATTGGCCATTTCTAAATGGTCTGAAGCAACTTGTGGATTTGTTGGCAGAAGTCCAGACCATGTCGCTAGTTTTTTAGCTTCATTTGCCAGTTCACCAGAAGTATTTGAACGTGGGGGAAAAGGTTTTGGAGAAAATGTGTTAAATTTCTATAAACATGTTCGAGATCATGATTTATATGTAACCTATGTTATCATTCCACCACAAATTGACCGAAGTAAAGCAGCTCATGAGCTAGAAGATAAATACCTCCCTGTAGGCGTTTATGAAGAAAAAGAGGATGGAATTGTAGTAAGAGGCTCTCAAATGCTTGGTACAGCTTCAGCCGTATCAGATTACTTATTTGTAAGCTGTCTTACGCCACTACGTCCTGGTGATGAAGACTATGCTTTATCCTTTGTCTTACCGATTAATGCAAAAGGGTTGAAATTTTATGCGAGACCTAGTTACGCTGAAAAATCACCAAGCACATTTGATTATCCTTTGTCTTCTCGCTTTGATGAAAGCGATTCGTTAGTTGTTTTTGATGATGTATTTATTCCATGGTCACATATTTTTGTCTACAAAAATATTGATATTGTAAGGGCCCAGTTCCATGAAACACCAGCTCACGTTTTAGGCAATAATCAAGCACAAATTAGATTTAGTAACAAATTAAAGTTTTTAATTGGTGCAGCACGTAAAGTGACAGCAATGAATGGTATTGATAAAATCCCTTCTGTTCAAGAAAAGCTAGGTGAATTAGCATCTATTGCAGCATCTGTAGAAGGTAATTTATTAGCTTCAGAATATAATTGTACGATTGATAAAAATGGGGTAGCTCGACCAGATCCACGTTTCCTTTATGGTGTAGTTGGTCAGCAGGATATTATTTATGCATCTACTATTCGAATTTTAAGAGAGCTTTGTGGTGGAGGTGTTTTACAATTGCCTTCCTCATATAAAGAAATGATCAATCCTGATACGAAAGATGATATATACCAATATATCCGTTCAACAGGGGTTGGTGCGGAAGAGAGAATCAAATTATTTAAGTTAGTATGGGACATTATTGGTTCAGAATTTGGTGGTAGACATCAACAATACGAATTGTTCTATAATGGAGCACCATTTGTAACGAAAGGCTACGCATTTAGAAATTACGGCTATGAAGAGCCAGTAAAAATGGTGGAAACATTTTTAGAAAGTTATTCTCTTCCTACTCAAGTCGAGGAACTAGTTTAG
- a CDS encoding DUF2848 family protein — protein MNIIVSGKSMEVTPKRLLIAGYTGKDQASVKKHIDELKAIGVPAPPQVPMIYDVSTDLITTSSAISVVKETSSGEAEVVIMNVKGQWYVGLGSDHTDRELEKVSIQKSKQVCSKPISSQFWLLDDIASRWDDIEMRSWMLVNGVKQEYQTGTLGEFLHPKDLLTIIEDRGYYCEDMMIFCGTLPIVTGEFIYGDGFSAELYDRLTDRKIELDYKVHILADAEVV, from the coding sequence ATGAATATTATCGTTTCAGGAAAGAGCATGGAGGTTACACCTAAACGCCTGCTTATTGCTGGCTATACAGGAAAAGATCAGGCATCTGTAAAAAAACATATTGATGAATTAAAAGCGATTGGCGTTCCAGCACCACCTCAAGTGCCGATGATTTACGATGTTTCAACAGATCTTATTACGACAAGCTCAGCTATTTCAGTAGTCAAAGAAACGAGTAGTGGTGAGGCTGAAGTCGTTATTATGAATGTGAAAGGACAATGGTATGTAGGACTAGGCAGTGATCACACGGATCGTGAGCTTGAAAAAGTCTCCATCCAAAAATCCAAACAGGTTTGCAGCAAGCCTATTTCATCACAATTTTGGTTACTGGATGACATTGCAAGTCGCTGGGATGACATTGAAATGAGAAGTTGGATGCTGGTGAATGGCGTGAAACAGGAATATCAAACGGGAACACTTGGTGAGTTCCTACATCCAAAAGATTTACTAACTATTATTGAAGACCGTGGATATTATTGTGAGGATATGATGATATTTTGTGGCACCTTACCAATTGTTACTGGAGAATTTATATACGGTGACGGTTTTTCAGCAGAATTATATGATCGTTTAACTGACCGAAAAATCGAATTAGATTACAAGGTTCATATTTTAGCAGATGCGGAGGTCGTTTGA
- a CDS encoding MFS transporter has product MGNEKSTASSRKILFASLVGSTIEFYDFFLYGTVAALVFNKLFFPSHDPYVSLLLAYASFGVTFFIRPLGGLIFSHMGDKFGRKNTLVVSLLLMGISTVCIGLLPTYSTIGIFAPILLVFLRLLQGIAVGGEWGGAVLLAVENAPKQKRGFYGSFPAMGIPLGMLLGTTAISIVSLLPEAQFLSWGWRLPFLLSAVLVITGFWIRRGIEETSAFSEEKQKGNVVKVPLFETIRYHWKAVFISLGAKCVEVGPFYLFTTFFISYATEHIGFSRTTALNIITAATIVTTLCIPIMGKISDVLGRKRLFMMGAAGIAVFSFPYYYLLSTQSTFWAYAAAIIGLGILWSSIASIIGTMFTEMFTTNVGYTGITLGYQAGSALFGGTAPMIATVLLSTYHNSWMPLALFIAILSVASFISVTFLRKTPVMEESLVDQSLPQKELVVK; this is encoded by the coding sequence ATGGGAAATGAAAAATCAACTGCAAGTTCCCGAAAAATATTATTTGCTAGTTTAGTAGGCAGTACCATTGAATTTTACGATTTCTTTCTTTATGGTACTGTGGCAGCACTTGTTTTCAATAAATTGTTTTTCCCAAGCCATGATCCGTATGTAAGTTTGTTACTCGCTTATGCATCCTTTGGTGTCACATTTTTTATTCGACCTCTTGGCGGCCTGATTTTTAGTCATATGGGTGATAAGTTCGGAAGGAAAAATACCCTTGTCGTTTCTTTACTATTAATGGGCATATCCACGGTATGTATAGGCTTGCTCCCAACCTATAGTACAATCGGAATTTTTGCACCTATTCTGCTTGTATTTTTAAGACTTCTTCAAGGTATTGCAGTTGGTGGAGAATGGGGAGGAGCTGTGCTCTTAGCGGTTGAAAATGCACCAAAACAAAAGAGAGGTTTCTATGGAAGTTTTCCTGCGATGGGAATTCCTCTTGGTATGTTACTTGGCACAACTGCTATTTCAATCGTCAGTTTACTACCAGAGGCACAATTCCTTTCGTGGGGCTGGAGACTGCCTTTTCTACTAAGCGCAGTTCTAGTAATTACTGGTTTTTGGATACGCCGTGGCATAGAAGAAACATCAGCATTCAGTGAAGAAAAGCAAAAAGGTAATGTGGTAAAGGTTCCGCTTTTTGAAACAATACGTTACCATTGGAAAGCCGTCTTCATTTCATTGGGGGCAAAATGTGTGGAAGTAGGTCCATTCTATCTTTTCACAACCTTTTTTATCTCCTATGCGACAGAGCACATAGGCTTTTCGAGGACTACCGCATTAAACATTATAACTGCTGCAACCATTGTGACGACACTTTGTATTCCAATCATGGGGAAAATATCAGATGTATTGGGGCGTAAGCGCCTTTTCATGATGGGAGCAGCTGGAATTGCAGTCTTTTCTTTCCCTTACTATTATTTATTATCAACACAATCAACATTTTGGGCTTATGCCGCTGCCATTATAGGTTTAGGAATTCTCTGGTCTTCTATTGCCAGTATCATTGGCACCATGTTTACAGAGATGTTCACTACAAATGTTGGGTATACAGGCATTACACTTGGTTATCAAGCAGGGTCCGCATTGTTTGGTGGAACTGCACCTATGATTGCTACAGTTTTGCTAAGTACTTATCATAACTCTTGGATGCCACTCGCTCTATTTATTGCGATCCTTTCTGTTGCTTCTTTTATCTCTGTAACATTTTTACGCAAAACGCCAGTGATGGAGGAGAGCCTAGTAGATCAATCACTACCACAGAAAGAACTAGTTGTTAAATAA
- a CDS encoding alpha/beta fold hydrolase has protein sequence MRTVFLTGGTGFIGKQLVNELVKEDVNILLLVRSKSKATRIFQERGILKEAVMHFIEGDLTKIDLGLSAEDKERVLKTDVIIHAGGSMDIQATTKEATSVFLNGAKHISEFAKSIHQLKGLQQFIHVVGYMSPFDDKNSKIAIDVLKEGNKFLKIKNPYEKTKFLADLYIRQQASAVGYPLSVINPPTVVGSSKTGSTEQIAGLGLLVTSMRRGLMPVIPGGKGYRLPLISNDEFAKFIVQVFKLEQPAIQTYTLVDDKENDPNIAELLSVMSESMNMRAPKISVPMPLMKTIMKSGVSKITNIPSDGLNFITKRTFSNGSMKTMRGEDWFKKMSVMNFFPAVVADLDYRLMYQNGEHHHLFERTLCDNNTLYQLHGEGKPFILLHGLLSDGEDLFPLGKELHEETGRPVWIMDLPGLGRSPFKREKNLLNIYLNVLKKLLEKATNGAHLIGHSFGAYILLEAIVQKYIDKKYTITLLQPPVAKKNAKSINLPQFINKWTLKLATTNLIERYLLSNGLFESTESIPEHYIEKISKSFTSPRILNTTVQLNSLLSKTIQGDFNEVTKYNLHIIWGDFDRGYSAPSHLGKVDFVPYGHHFPLNHPSETANLVIQNSSNSTESMG, from the coding sequence ATGAGAACAGTATTTTTAACGGGTGGAACAGGATTTATTGGAAAGCAATTAGTGAATGAATTAGTCAAAGAGGATGTGAACATTCTTCTTTTAGTGAGGTCGAAAAGTAAAGCAACACGCATTTTTCAAGAAAGAGGCATCTTAAAAGAGGCAGTTATGCACTTTATTGAAGGTGATTTGACGAAAATAGACTTAGGTCTAAGTGCTGAAGATAAGGAGAGGGTATTGAAAACGGATGTGATTATTCACGCAGGAGGCTCCATGGATATTCAAGCGACAACCAAAGAGGCAACTTCTGTATTTTTGAATGGCGCCAAACACATTAGTGAATTCGCTAAAAGTATTCATCAATTGAAGGGCTTGCAGCAATTTATTCATGTTGTAGGCTATATGAGTCCCTTTGATGATAAAAATAGCAAGATTGCGATAGATGTACTCAAAGAAGGAAACAAATTTTTAAAAATAAAAAATCCATATGAGAAAACAAAATTTTTAGCAGATCTTTATATCCGTCAACAGGCATCAGCAGTAGGTTATCCGCTGTCTGTCATTAATCCGCCAACTGTGGTTGGAAGTAGTAAAACAGGGAGTACAGAGCAGATAGCAGGATTAGGTTTGCTTGTGACAAGTATGCGAAGAGGGCTCATGCCAGTGATTCCTGGAGGTAAGGGATATAGGTTGCCACTGATTTCAAACGATGAGTTTGCGAAGTTTATTGTGCAGGTTTTCAAATTGGAGCAGCCGGCTATTCAAACATATACACTTGTTGATGACAAAGAGAACGATCCGAACATTGCTGAATTATTAAGTGTTATGTCGGAAAGTATGAATATGAGGGCACCAAAAATCTCTGTTCCAATGCCACTTATGAAAACAATAATGAAAAGTGGAGTAAGTAAAATAACAAACATTCCTTCTGATGGACTGAATTTTATCACAAAACGAACATTTTCAAATGGTTCGATGAAAACCATGAGGGGGGAAGATTGGTTTAAGAAGATGAGTGTCATGAACTTTTTCCCTGCCGTAGTAGCTGATCTGGATTATCGATTGATGTATCAAAATGGTGAGCATCATCATTTATTTGAGCGAACATTATGCGATAACAATACCCTTTACCAATTACACGGAGAGGGTAAACCGTTTATTTTATTACATGGTTTATTAAGTGATGGAGAGGATTTATTTCCTTTAGGGAAAGAGCTTCATGAAGAAACGGGTCGACCTGTATGGATCATGGACCTTCCAGGTTTGGGACGTTCTCCTTTTAAACGAGAAAAAAATCTTTTAAATATCTATTTGAATGTATTAAAAAAGTTATTGGAGAAAGCTACTAATGGTGCACATCTAATTGGCCATTCATTTGGTGCATATATTCTTTTGGAAGCAATAGTACAAAAGTACATAGATAAGAAGTATACAATAACTTTACTTCAGCCACCTGTTGCTAAAAAAAATGCTAAATCGATAAATCTACCTCAATTTATAAACAAATGGACATTGAAGTTAGCAACTACTAATTTGATAGAGCGTTATTTATTAAGTAATGGATTATTTGAAAGTACGGAGAGTATCCCTGAACATTATATTGAAAAAATAAGTAAAAGTTTTACTTCTCCTAGAATTTTAAATACAACGGTTCAGCTTAACAGTTTACTATCGAAAACCATTCAAGGTGATTTCAATGAAGTAACAAAGTATAATCTTCACATTATTTGGGGGGATTTTGACAGAGGCTATTCTGCTCCTTCGCATCTTGGTAAGGTTGATTTTGTTCCATATGGTCATCATTTTCCTCTTAACCATCCGAGTGAAACGGCTAATTTGGTAATACAAAATAGTAGTAATAGCACAGAGAGTATGGGTTAA
- a CDS encoding carbon-nitrogen family hydrolase, with the protein MKIASIQMEIKENESKIARIDRVESMIDKLKGQDLIVLPETWATGYFAFDRYVDESEEINGDFVQRFSSKAKEVQSYLFAGSFIERNNGKFYNTSVLFSPDGDLIGTYRKIHLFRYGSHEGKILTRGNEITVVDTDFGKVGLSTCYDLRFPELYRAQVDLGAELLLVTSAWPHARLEHWKIFNTARALENQCFLISSNCVGNTHGVHLGGHSQVVDPWGIVMASGGDEETIVKTEIDPSQIAHIRDVFPNLKHRVLDRQEEYI; encoded by the coding sequence ATGAAGATTGCTTCCATCCAAATGGAGATTAAAGAGAATGAATCTAAAATCGCCCGTATAGATCGTGTGGAATCCATGATTGATAAGTTAAAAGGTCAAGATTTAATTGTGCTACCTGAAACATGGGCTACGGGATACTTTGCATTTGATCGATATGTTGATGAATCAGAGGAAATAAATGGAGATTTTGTCCAACGATTCTCTTCAAAGGCAAAAGAAGTTCAATCCTATCTTTTTGCAGGCAGTTTCATAGAAAGAAATAATGGAAAATTTTATAACACAAGTGTTCTATTTTCTCCTGATGGGGACCTAATAGGCACGTATAGAAAAATTCACCTATTCCGCTACGGTTCCCATGAAGGGAAAATCCTTACTAGAGGTAATGAAATCACTGTAGTTGATACAGATTTTGGGAAGGTTGGATTATCAACTTGCTATGATTTACGATTCCCTGAATTATATCGTGCACAGGTAGATTTAGGAGCAGAGCTACTTCTTGTTACATCCGCTTGGCCACATGCTAGATTAGAGCATTGGAAAATATTTAATACAGCTCGAGCATTAGAAAATCAATGTTTCTTAATTTCGAGTAATTGTGTAGGCAATACGCATGGCGTTCATTTAGGCGGACACAGTCAAGTGGTCGATCCTTGGGGAATTGTAATGGCAAGTGGAGGAGATGAAGAAACGATTGTAAAAACAGAAATTGATCCTTCTCAAATTGCGCACATTCGTGATGTTTTCCCTAATTTAAAGCATCGAGTTTTAGACAGACAGGAGGAGTACATTTGA
- a CDS encoding class I SAM-dependent methyltransferase yields the protein MNNTWNKIIYKIGSTFYDQFFNAGMFLKTRKRIFQEVPFQSKQKILYVGIGTGADLELINYEKYDITAIDYSPDMLAKAKRKFEHSSIKLLEMDAQKMTFEDESFDYIVASLILSVVPDDNKCMQEMIRVLKQDGRILIFDKFAPKNQKISFIKKLIRPFISILGTDIGRSFEELFKQNEQRLKMIKDDPVMLRGMYRYIEVIKCK from the coding sequence TTGAATAATACATGGAATAAGATTATTTACAAAATTGGCTCTACCTTCTACGATCAATTTTTTAATGCAGGTATGTTTTTAAAGACAAGAAAAAGGATTTTTCAAGAAGTACCTTTTCAAAGCAAACAAAAAATCTTGTATGTAGGTATTGGTACTGGTGCTGATCTAGAGTTAATCAATTATGAAAAATATGATATTACAGCAATTGATTATTCTCCTGACATGCTAGCTAAAGCAAAACGTAAATTCGAGCACTCTTCAATTAAGTTGTTAGAAATGGATGCTCAAAAAATGACTTTTGAAGATGAATCATTTGACTATATCGTAGCGAGTTTGATTCTTTCTGTCGTTCCAGATGATAATAAATGCATGCAAGAGATGATTCGAGTCTTGAAACAAGACGGGAGAATTTTAATTTTTGATAAGTTCGCACCTAAAAATCAAAAAATCTCATTTATAAAAAAACTAATTAGACCATTTATAAGCATCCTAGGAACCGATATTGGGCGTAGTTTTGAGGAATTGTTTAAGCAAAATGAACAAAGGCTCAAAATGATAAAGGATGACCCTGTTATGTTACGTGGCATGTACAGATATATTGAAGTAATTAAATGCAAATAA
- a CDS encoding flavin reductase family protein → MDDRTFRNAMGKFATGVTVITTVMDGEAHGMTANAFMSVSLDPKLVLISIGEKAKMLDKINTTGKFTVNILSEEQKDLSMHFAGQIKEERAIDFDWVNELPIIKNALASIVCNVHSKQIAGDHTLFIGEVTDIVMNDGAPLAFFEGKYSKVSQPISL, encoded by the coding sequence ATGGACGATAGAACATTTAGAAATGCAATGGGGAAATTTGCTACTGGGGTGACAGTTATTACAACAGTTATGGATGGGGAAGCACACGGTATGACGGCTAATGCATTTATGTCCGTTTCGCTTGACCCTAAACTGGTCTTAATATCCATTGGTGAAAAAGCAAAAATGCTAGATAAAATTAATACTACAGGAAAATTTACAGTTAACATTTTATCAGAGGAACAAAAAGATCTATCGATGCATTTTGCAGGACAAATAAAAGAAGAGCGTGCGATTGATTTTGATTGGGTAAATGAACTACCTATTATTAAAAATGCATTAGCTAGCATCGTATGTAATGTCCATAGCAAACAAATAGCTGGAGATCATACACTCTTTATTGGGGAAGTAACGGATATTGTGATGAACGATGGGGCACCTCTTGCGTTCTTTGAAGGCAAATATAGCAAAGTTAGTCAGCCAATAAGCTTATAA
- a CDS encoding cupin domain-containing protein encodes MGKPDIDVLIKPEHEFVNYKTFETVASKTVEGSSQRIIAKIPGTEVATRILELGAGVDTSPDGVQVHDFWEELYIMEGSLIDLRLNKEFSAGMVACRPPGMEHGPWKSPNGCKIFEVRYYANQEKEEHEFVDYKTFEAIPSKTVEGSAQRIIAQIPGTEVATRILELGAGADTSPDGVQVHDFWEELYIIEGSLIDLRLNEEFSAGMVACRPPGMEHGPWKSPNGCKIFEVRYYSNKE; translated from the coding sequence ATGGGAAAACCAGATATTGATGTGCTTATTAAACCAGAGCATGAATTTGTTAATTATAAAACGTTTGAGACAGTTGCTTCAAAAACGGTAGAAGGCTCCTCACAACGAATTATCGCAAAGATTCCGGGTACTGAAGTGGCAACACGTATTCTGGAATTAGGCGCAGGGGTAGATACGTCCCCAGATGGCGTACAAGTTCATGATTTCTGGGAAGAGTTATATATTATGGAAGGGTCGTTAATTGATTTACGCCTGAATAAGGAATTTTCAGCTGGTATGGTAGCATGTCGTCCACCTGGAATGGAGCATGGTCCGTGGAAATCACCAAACGGCTGTAAAATTTTCGAGGTTCGTTATTATGCGAATCAGGAGAAAGAAGAGCATGAATTTGTTGACTATAAAACGTTTGAGGCTATTCCTTCAAAAACGGTAGAAGGCTCCGCACAACGAATTATCGCACAAATTCCAGGTACTGAAGTAGCAACACGTATTCTTGAACTAGGTGCAGGGGCAGACACTTCCCCAGATGGTGTACAAGTTCATGATTTCTGGGAAGAATTATACATTATCGAAGGATCCTTAATCGACTTACGCCTGAATGAGGAATTTTCAGCTGGTATGGTAGCATGTCGACCTCCTGGCATGGAGCATGGACCTTGGAAATCACCAAATGGCTGCAAAATTTTTGAAGTTCGCTACTACTCAAATAAAGAGTAA
- a CDS encoding metallophosphoesterase family protein codes for MKIAIIADVHGNKDALQAVLTDIQNRGITTIYNLGDSLYGPLFPLETYNLLRKPNIQSIKGNCDRILLEQDTSNSTVQYVQNLLTEELRTWITNLPTYLQTDNFYFCHGTPTNDEIYLLEEISSNGSVLKKPEKIMDLVSDIPQKLIFCAHTHIPRVVYLPNNKIIINPGSVGLPAYEDELPIYHKMESGSPFANYAIVTKQNDDWLIEQLHIPYNANEAISASQKNGRLDWARALKTGRI; via the coding sequence ATGAAAATTGCTATAATAGCTGATGTCCATGGAAATAAAGATGCTTTACAAGCTGTACTAACAGATATTCAGAACCGAGGAATTACAACTATCTATAATTTAGGAGATAGCTTGTATGGCCCGTTATTCCCATTGGAAACGTATAATCTTTTAAGGAAACCAAATATTCAGAGTATTAAAGGGAATTGTGATCGAATTTTATTAGAACAGGACACGTCTAATTCGACAGTGCAATATGTACAGAATTTATTAACGGAGGAGCTTAGAACGTGGATCACAAATTTACCTACTTATTTACAAACAGATAATTTCTATTTCTGTCATGGTACACCGACAAATGATGAAATATATTTATTAGAGGAAATAAGCTCTAATGGATCAGTCCTTAAAAAACCGGAGAAGATTATGGATCTAGTAAGTGATATTCCACAAAAGCTTATTTTTTGTGCACACACACATATACCAAGGGTTGTTTATCTTCCAAATAATAAAATCATTATTAATCCTGGAAGTGTTGGATTACCAGCTTACGAGGATGAATTACCGATCTATCACAAAATGGAATCAGGCTCACCATTTGCTAATTATGCAATAGTGACAAAACAAAATGACGATTGGCTAATAGAGCAATTACATATTCCATATAATGCTAATGAAGCCATTAGCGCAAGCCAGAAAAATGGTCGTTTAGATTGGGCTAGAGCACTGAAAACAGGAAGAATTTAA
- a CDS encoding FAD synthetase family protein: MEVLYLTHPLNGHVAIQEPHVMALGFFDGVHLGHQYLLQQAKKVANKKKLKLSVMTFHPHPSEIIKCETDRKYITPLSSKLEEMSQFGVDRVLVMEFTLLFASLPASEFINQYIINLHATHVVAGFDFTFGYKAQGNVDYLRKASLSNPFDVTVIPKRITNDNKISSTLIRELISEGDVHLVPYYLGKHYEIKGSSHYPKDLFIYQQLNSMEFHIQEKYVMPKPGLYKVEIAYGDRTIQGFLKHSGSNDSRVELNSNKLDRLKEGNHQEMTVKFFNKVAYMDSIPIWN, encoded by the coding sequence GTGGAAGTTTTGTATTTAACACACCCATTGAACGGGCATGTTGCCATTCAAGAACCACATGTGATGGCTTTAGGTTTTTTCGATGGCGTTCATTTAGGTCACCAATATTTATTACAGCAAGCAAAGAAAGTAGCTAATAAAAAAAAGTTAAAATTGTCAGTAATGACTTTTCATCCTCATCCTAGTGAAATTATTAAATGTGAAACAGATAGAAAATATATTACCCCGTTATCTTCTAAACTTGAAGAAATGTCTCAATTCGGTGTTGATAGAGTTTTGGTAATGGAATTCACATTGCTTTTCGCTTCACTTCCTGCAAGTGAATTTATTAATCAATATATAATCAATCTCCATGCTACACATGTTGTCGCGGGTTTTGACTTTACCTTTGGTTATAAAGCGCAAGGAAATGTAGATTATTTACGAAAGGCTAGTTTATCCAATCCCTTTGATGTAACGGTCATCCCCAAAAGAATTACGAATGATAACAAGATAAGCTCAACGTTGATTAGAGAATTAATAAGTGAAGGTGATGTTCACTTAGTTCCCTATTACTTAGGAAAGCATTATGAAATAAAGGGAAGCTCCCATTACCCAAAAGATCTGTTTATCTATCAGCAGTTGAATAGTATGGAGTTTCATATTCAAGAGAAATATGTGATGCCAAAACCAGGCTTGTATAAAGTTGAAATAGCTTATGGAGATAGAACCATTCAAGGCTTTTTAAAACATAGTGGCTCCAATGATTCCAGGGTAGAACTGAATAGTAATAAACTAGATAGGCTAAAAGAGGGAAATCATCAAGAAATGACTGTAAAATTTTTTAACAAGGTCGCTTATATGGATAGTATCCCTATTTGGAATTAA